A section of the Methanobrevibacter arboriphilus JCM 13429 = DSM 1125 genome encodes:
- a CDS encoding 50S ribosomal protein L13, which yields MIIDGEGHILGRLASVTSKKLLEGEEIVVLNAEKIMLTGSKDWAYAKYKQRLDRASISNPRDLGPKYPRRPEEIFRRTVRGMLPIKKSKGRTAFKGLKAYVGVPKEFNDLETSKVPDAEYGNIKKGIELGEISKLLGAKF from the coding sequence ATGATTATTGATGGAGAAGGACATATTTTAGGAAGACTTGCTAGTGTAACAAGTAAAAAACTTCTTGAAGGTGAAGAAATTGTTGTTCTTAATGCTGAGAAAATAATGCTCACTGGTTCAAAAGATTGGGCTTATGCTAAGTATAAACAAAGACTTGATAGGGCAAGTATTTCTAATCCAAGAGATTTAGGTCCAAAATATCCAAGAAGACCTGAAGAAATTTTTAGAAGAACTGTAAGGGGAATGTTACCAATTAAAAAATCTAAAGGAAGAACTGCTTTTAAAGGTTTAAAAGCCTATGTAGGCGTTCCAAAGGAATTTAATGATTTAGAAACATCTAAAGTACCTGATGCAGAATATGGAAATATTAAGAAAGGAATAGAATTAGGAGAAATTTCAAAACTTTTAGGAGCTAAATTTTAA
- a CDS encoding 30S ribosomal protein S4, with protein sequence MGHPRKARKKYDTPPHPWNAERIKSENKLMVKYGLKNKKEIWKADTLVRKYSREARYLLGFSQDQVEEEKNELIGHLSRQGFLAENANLEDILNLTVENVLRRRLQTVVHQKGLARTAKEARMFVVHGHISMNDKKIDSPSYVVKRGEEDLISYYTPSIAKQIQEYNAGKATGNDSTDAKGRNFKGKSVETGASTENPIENTENVQNPDKN encoded by the coding sequence ATGGGTCATCCAAGAAAAGCAAGAAAAAAATATGATACTCCACCTCATCCTTGGAATGCTGAAAGAATTAAGTCAGAAAATAAATTAATGGTTAAATATGGCTTAAAAAACAAGAAAGAGATTTGGAAAGCTGACACTTTAGTTAGAAAATACAGTAGGGAAGCAAGATATTTATTAGGTTTCTCTCAGGACCAAGTAGAGGAAGAGAAAAACGAGTTAATTGGGCATTTATCCAGACAAGGTTTCCTTGCAGAAAATGCTAATTTAGAAGATATTCTTAACTTAACTGTTGAAAATGTTTTAAGAAGGAGATTACAGACTGTAGTACATCAAAAAGGGCTTGCTAGAACAGCTAAAGAAGCAAGAATGTTTGTCGTCCATGGTCACATATCTATGAATGATAAAAAGATTGATTCTCCAAGTTATGTAGTTAAACGTGGTGAAGAAGATCTTATAAGTTATTATACTCCTTCAATTGCTAAACAGATTCAAGAATATAATGCTGGAAAAGCAACAGGAAATGATAGTACTGATGCTAAAGGTAGGAATTTTAAAGGTAAATCTGTAGAAACTGGTGCATCTACTGAAAATCCTATCGAAAACACAGAAAATGTGCAAAATCCAGATAAAAATTAA
- a CDS encoding 30S ribosomal protein S9, protein MKKVVHTSGKRKTAIARGTVQEGKGRIRINKRPIELYSPELARLKLTEPLTLAGDLANDVDINVKVIGGGVMGQAEAARMVIAKGLVQWTNDMDLKEKFVQYDRTMLVGDPRRSEPKKYGGPGARARKQKSYR, encoded by the coding sequence ATGAAAAAAGTTGTTCACACAAGTGGAAAGCGTAAAACAGCTATTGCTCGTGGTACTGTTCAAGAAGGTAAAGGTAGAATTAGGATAAATAAACGTCCAATTGAACTTTATTCACCAGAGCTTGCTAGATTAAAATTAACCGAACCTTTAACTTTAGCTGGTGATTTAGCTAATGATGTTGATATTAATGTCAAAGTTATTGGTGGAGGAGTTATGGGTCAGGCAGAAGCCGCTCGTATGGTTATTGCAAAAGGATTAGTACAGTGGACTAATGATATGGATCTTAAAGAAAAATTTGTTCAATATGATAGAACAATGTTAGTTGGAGATCCAAGACGTTCTGAGCCAAAAAAATATGGTGGTCCTGGAGCAAGAGCTCGTAAACAAAAAAGTTATCGGTGA
- a CDS encoding DNA-directed RNA polymerase subunit N has protein sequence MIPIRCISCGKPVSAYFDEYNSRMADGEDSKAILDDMGIKRYCCRRMLITHVETWE, from the coding sequence ATGATTCCTATACGATGTATAAGTTGTGGAAAGCCAGTTTCTGCATATTTTGATGAATATAATAGTAGGATGGCTGATGGAGAAGATTCAAAAGCTATTCTTGATGATATGGGTATTAAAAGATACTGTTGTAGGAGAATGTTAATTACTCATGTTGAAACATGGGAATGA
- a CDS encoding RNA-guided pseudouridylation complex pseudouridine synthase subunit Cbf5: MTLLIKSKANTNPNYGSKPQDRSIEEHISKGVINLDKPSGPTSHEIDSWVRRILNSEKTGHGGTLDPKVTGVLPIGIDTATRVIQLLLAAPKEYVCLMTLHNDIDEESVRAIFKEFHGKIYQTPPVKSAVKRELRVRTIHYADILEIEGRNVLFKIGCEAGTYVRTYCKDIGEALGVGAHMAELRRTQVGSFTEDNNLVTLQDLTDAYYYWNKENNESYLRECILPMETATEHLSKVFIRDSAVDAICHGANLAAGGISSLSDDIKKNDEIVIFTLKGELVASATALFNLEDILMASEGIMFNTKKVFMNTGVYPMMWK; the protein is encoded by the coding sequence ATGACTCTTTTAATAAAATCAAAAGCAAATACAAATCCGAATTATGGTTCTAAACCTCAAGATAGGTCAATCGAAGAACATATATCTAAAGGTGTTATTAATTTAGATAAACCTTCAGGTCCAACATCTCATGAAATAGATTCATGGGTTAGAAGAATTTTAAATTCTGAAAAAACAGGGCATGGTGGAACTCTGGATCCAAAAGTTACTGGTGTTTTACCTATTGGAATTGATACTGCAACTCGTGTAATACAGCTTCTTTTAGCTGCTCCTAAGGAATATGTTTGTTTGATGACTTTACATAATGATATTGATGAAGAAAGTGTAAGAGCTATTTTTAAAGAATTTCATGGTAAAATATATCAAACTCCTCCAGTAAAATCTGCTGTTAAACGAGAATTGAGAGTTAGAACAATACATTATGCCGATATTCTCGAGATAGAGGGTAGAAATGTTCTTTTTAAGATAGGATGTGAAGCTGGAACTTATGTAAGGACCTATTGTAAAGATATTGGTGAAGCACTAGGAGTTGGGGCTCATATGGCAGAGTTAAGGAGAACTCAAGTTGGATCTTTTACTGAGGATAATAATTTAGTAACTTTGCAAGATTTAACTGATGCATATTATTATTGGAATAAAGAGAATAATGAGTCTTATTTAAGAGAATGTATATTACCAATGGAAACAGCTACTGAACACTTATCAAAAGTATTTATTAGAGATTCAGCTGTTGATGCAATATGCCATGGTGCAAATTTAGCTGCTGGTGGAATATCTTCTCTTTCTGATGATATTAAAAAAAATGATGAAATTGTAATATTTACTCTTAAAGGAGAATTAGTGGCTTCAGCTACTGCTCTTTTCAATCTAGAAGATATATTGATGGCTTCTGAGGGAATAATGTTTAATACAAAGAAAGTTTTCATGAATACTGGTGTATATCCAATGATGTGGAAATAA
- a CDS encoding 30S ribosomal protein S11, giving the protein MAKDEKWGIANIYSSFNNTIITVTDITGAETICQWSGGKVVRADRQEASPFAAMEAATRAADDAKEKGYVGLHIKVRAPGGNGPRSPGPGAQATIRALARAGIRIGKIEDITPIPHDGTGRPGGKRGRRV; this is encoded by the coding sequence ATGGCGAAAGATGAAAAATGGGGAATAGCTAATATTTACTCATCATTCAACAACACTATCATCACTGTAACTGATATCACTGGTGCTGAGACTATTTGTCAATGGTCTGGTGGAAAAGTTGTTCGTGCAGATAGACAAGAAGCATCTCCTTTTGCAGCTATGGAAGCAGCTACTAGAGCAGCTGATGATGCTAAAGAAAAAGGATATGTTGGTTTACATATTAAAGTAAGAGCTCCTGGTGGAAATGGTCCAAGAAGCCCAGGTCCTGGTGCACAAGCTACTATTCGTGCTTTAGCTAGGGCAGGTATTAGGATTGGTAAAATTGAAGATATTACTCCAATTCCTCATGATGGTACTGGACGACCTGGTGGTAAAAGAGGAAGAAGAGTCTAA
- a CDS encoding EMC3/TMCO1 family protein: MVLEIIFGGLSWIFNPILALDPMPNNPMLTIFLIATIIAFFTTLANKLLVDQDEMESSRAEMKEFQEKMKEAQMSGDAKALAKAQAMQKDVMAKQGDMMKNSFKPLLVTLIPIMLMFWWMGQPSNPINHVIVQLPEFVYYVLLVPVWHGVYGMFYGGGGPSVPFIAGWLGWYIMCTFAMTQILRKFMGFKTGF; the protein is encoded by the coding sequence ATGGTTTTAGAAATAATTTTCGGTGGGCTCAGTTGGATTTTTAATCCGATATTAGCTTTAGATCCTATGCCCAATAATCCGATGCTTACAATTTTTTTGATAGCAACTATTATAGCATTTTTCACTACATTAGCTAATAAACTATTAGTTGATCAAGATGAAATGGAATCTTCAAGAGCGGAAATGAAAGAATTCCAAGAAAAGATGAAAGAAGCTCAGATGAGTGGGGATGCTAAAGCTTTGGCTAAAGCTCAAGCTATGCAAAAAGATGTTATGGCAAAACAAGGAGATATGATGAAAAATTCATTTAAACCATTGCTTGTGACTCTTATTCCAATAATGCTAATGTTTTGGTGGATGGGTCAACCTTCAAATCCAATTAATCATGTGATTGTTCAACTTCCTGAGTTTGTTTATTATGTATTATTAGTTCCTGTGTGGCATGGTGTTTATGGTATGTTTTATGGAGGAGGAGGACCTTCTGTACCGTTTATTGCAGGTTGGTTAGGTTGGTACATAATGTGTACTTTTGCTATGACACAAATTCTTAGAAAATTCATGGGCTTTAAAACAGGATTTTAA
- a CDS encoding uL15m family ribosomal protein has protein sequence MIRKTRKINKMRGSRSIGGGCTKKRRGAGHKGGKGKAGMGKHHWTWTVKNDPNHFGKYGFKRPQKMTNKIKPVNIGYLDDNSEKLLAKGIATKEGDTIVIDVTDLGYGKVLGKGNLLKPLIIKSPAFSASAEDKIQKAGGEAIKL, from the coding sequence ATGATTAGAAAAACTCGTAAAATTAATAAAATGAGAGGTTCTAGGTCTATTGGTGGAGGCTGCACTAAAAAAAGAAGAGGTGCAGGTCATAAAGGTGGTAAAGGTAAAGCTGGAATGGGCAAACATCATTGGACTTGGACTGTTAAAAATGATCCAAATCATTTTGGGAAATATGGTTTTAAAAGACCTCAAAAAATGACTAATAAAATTAAACCTGTTAATATAGGATATCTAGATGATAATTCTGAAAAATTATTAGCTAAAGGAATAGCTACTAAAGAAGGAGATACTATAGTTATTGATGTGACTGATTTAGGTTATGGTAAAGTTTTAGGTAAAGGAAATTTGTTAAAACCTTTAATAATTAAATCTCCTGCATTTTCTGCTTCTGCAGAAGATAAAATACAGAAAGCTGGTGGAGAAGCTATAAAATTATAG
- a CDS encoding 30S ribosomal protein S13 translates to MEDDFKHLVRISRKDVDGNKTIEHALTDIKGVGLSLSRSLALAMGFDLNQKIGYISDEDVLKIEEALEDPQKYNIPEWMLNRQRDYATGETTHLIESDLVMTLRDDLNRMRKTRSYKGRRHEVGLPVRGQRTKSTFRKGSSVGVRRRRG, encoded by the coding sequence ATGGAAGACGATTTTAAGCACTTGGTGCGTATTTCCAGAAAGGATGTAGATGGTAATAAAACTATTGAACATGCTTTAACCGATATCAAAGGTGTTGGGTTATCCTTATCAAGGTCTCTAGCTTTAGCTATGGGATTTGATTTAAATCAAAAAATAGGATATATCTCAGATGAAGATGTCTTAAAAATTGAAGAAGCTTTAGAAGATCCTCAAAAATATAACATTCCAGAATGGATGTTAAACAGACAACGTGACTATGCTACTGGTGAAACTACTCATTTAATTGAATCTGATCTTGTCATGACTTTGAGAGATGATTTAAACAGAATGAGAAAGACCAGAAGTTATAAAGGAAGAAGACATGAAGTCGGCTTACCTGTAAGAGGTCAAAGAACTAAATCTACTTTTAGAAAAGGTTCATCTGTTGGTGTAAGAAGAAGAAGAGGATAG
- the cmk gene encoding (d)CMP kinase, whose translation MIITIGGLAGSGTTTAADVLSKKIDIPFISAGSIFRDMAKEKEMSLIEFSKYAEDNTAIDIELDKRQSEIAKNSENLIVEGRLSAYFVEADLRIWLLAPLDIRAKRVSNRESKSLEVVIEETIIREESEALRYLDIHNIDINNFDIYDLVLNTNRFNPDSIAEIILTTLKVI comes from the coding sequence ATGATTATAACAATCGGTGGTTTAGCGGGTAGTGGAACTACTACAGCAGCTGATGTATTATCAAAAAAAATTGATATTCCTTTTATTTCTGCTGGAAGTATCTTTAGAGATATGGCAAAAGAAAAGGAAATGTCTCTTATAGAATTCAGTAAATATGCTGAAGATAATACTGCTATCGATATTGAACTTGATAAAAGACAATCTGAAATAGCTAAAAATTCTGAAAATCTTATTGTTGAAGGAAGACTTTCTGCTTATTTTGTTGAAGCAGACCTTAGAATATGGTTACTTGCACCATTAGATATTAGAGCCAAACGTGTTTCAAATCGTGAGTCTAAATCTTTGGAGGTAGTTATTGAAGAAACTATTATTCGTGAAGAAAGTGAGGCTTTAAGATATTTAGATATTCATAATATAGATATTAATAATTTTGATATCTATGATTTAGTGCTTAATACTAATAGGTTTAACCCAGATAGTATTGCAGAGATTATATTAACAACATTAAAGGTGATATAA
- a CDS encoding 50S ribosomal protein L14e: MASIEVGRVCVKTAGREAGEKCVIIELIDENFVEVIGGSVKNRRCNINHLEPLEETIEVSDDAEAIKKALESL, encoded by the coding sequence ATGGCATCCATAGAAGTAGGAAGAGTATGTGTTAAGACAGCTGGTAGAGAAGCTGGAGAAAAATGTGTAATTATAGAACTCATTGATGAAAATTTTGTAGAAGTTATTGGAGGTTCTGTTAAAAACAGAAGATGTAATATAAATCATTTAGAACCTCTTGAAGAGACTATAGAAGTTTCTGATGATGCTGAAGCTATTAAAAAAGCTTTAGAATCATTATAG
- the rpmD gene encoding 50S ribosomal protein L30: MFFVVRVRGTTGVKKDIADTLKMLRLTRINHGVLIEDTPSFDGMLQKAKDYITWGEIDSETLTEVISKRGKFVSGEKITDELLAEKTQYSSIGDLSNALINGDVKGEDIEIKPVFRLHPPRKGYEGIRSSIKEGGSLGYRGESIKDLVKKMS; the protein is encoded by the coding sequence ATGTTTTTCGTTGTTAGAGTTAGAGGTACAACTGGTGTTAAAAAGGATATTGCTGACACTTTAAAAATGTTAAGATTAACTAGAATAAATCATGGAGTTTTAATAGAAGATACTCCTAGTTTTGATGGTATGCTTCAGAAAGCTAAAGATTATATTACTTGGGGAGAAATTGACTCTGAAACTTTAACTGAAGTTATTTCAAAAAGAGGAAAATTTGTTAGTGGAGAAAAAATCACTGATGAACTTTTAGCAGAAAAAACTCAATATTCTTCTATTGGAGATTTATCTAATGCTCTTATTAATGGTGATGTTAAAGGGGAAGATATCGAAATTAAACCAGTATTTAGATTACATCCTCCAAGAAAAGGTTATGAAGGTATTAGAAGTTCAATTAAAGAAGGCGGATCTTTAGGTTATAGAGGAGAATCTATTAAAGATCTAGTCAAAAAAATGAGCTAA
- a CDS encoding DNA-directed RNA polymerase subunit D produces MEIEVKSKDENEIVFIIRDAEVPFINAIRRIAMMEVPKIAIEDVNIVQNDSAMFNEVLAHRLGLTPLISNLDAIDGMEMADECDCEDYCPKCSVSFTLNKTGPGVIYSKDLVSTDSTIKPVYDTIPLLKLKENQNVELEAVAKIGLGKEHAKWMPTTVCAYKQYPKITFNEDSEVNYDLADVCPRNILKSDKRSKVLKVQNIENCSMCKACVRADENNYIDISFEPENFIFKIETDGSIPPEEVLSKACDVLNEKTDKFITFSKN; encoded by the coding sequence ATGGAAATTGAAGTCAAAAGTAAAGATGAGAATGAAATTGTTTTCATCATTCGTGATGCAGAAGTACCTTTTATCAATGCTATTCGTAGAATTGCTATGATGGAAGTTCCTAAAATAGCAATTGAAGATGTTAACATTGTTCAAAACGATTCAGCAATGTTTAATGAGGTTTTAGCTCACAGATTAGGATTAACTCCTTTAATTTCAAATTTGGATGCTATTGATGGAATGGAGATGGCAGATGAATGTGATTGTGAGGATTATTGTCCTAAATGTAGTGTTTCTTTTACTTTAAATAAAACAGGTCCTGGTGTTATTTATTCCAAGGATTTAGTTTCAACTGACTCAACAATAAAACCAGTATATGACACAATACCACTCTTAAAACTCAAAGAAAATCAAAATGTGGAATTAGAAGCAGTAGCAAAAATAGGTTTAGGTAAAGAACATGCGAAATGGATGCCTACTACTGTTTGTGCTTATAAACAATATCCTAAAATCACTTTTAATGAAGATTCAGAAGTCAATTATGATTTAGCTGATGTTTGTCCGAGAAATATTTTGAAATCTGACAAAAGATCTAAAGTATTAAAAGTGCAGAATATTGAAAATTGTTCTATGTGTAAAGCTTGTGTGAGAGCTGATGAGAATAATTATATTGATATAAGTTTTGAGCCAGAGAATTTCATATTTAAGATTGAAACTGATGGATCTATACCTCCTGAAGAGGTTTTATCAAAAGCTTGTGATGTTTTAAATGAAAAAACAGACAAGTTCATCACGTTTAGTAAAAATTAA
- the secY gene encoding preprotein translocase subunit SecY: protein MILDYIKPLFSILPEVKTPIHRQDFKEKLKWTAIVLVLYFFLTQVPLYGLSPLAVDQFAQMRAVMAGSFGSILTLGIGPIVTSSIVLQLLVGAKILKLDLSRHDDKALFQGTQKILAIVFTVFEAAVLVYTGSLIPTDPSLLWLLMLQLIIGALLILFLDEVVSKWGFGSGIGLFIAAGVSEAIVVGTFNFLPTKASPGVMPGMIPKFIQSITSGSPDPTILIPLIATIGVFLVAVYGESMRVEIPISHGQVKGHGRIRGSVAKYPLKFIYASNMPVILTSALLVNVSLMASVFQKLGFPILGQVEGGKAISGLAYYLTTPSSLGVVFTDPLKVLIYGVFFIGFCILFSWLWVEMSGLNAKEISKQLYNSGIQIPGFRSSKRQLYKILNKYIPALTVLGGVFVGLLAFGADLTQAVGGGTGVLLTVGIVYKLYEEIAQEQLMDMHPMLRKFLGD, encoded by the coding sequence ATGATCTTAGATTATATAAAACCATTATTTTCTATATTGCCTGAGGTGAAAACACCTATTCATAGGCAAGATTTCAAAGAAAAGCTTAAATGGACTGCCATTGTATTGGTATTATATTTTTTCTTAACACAAGTACCTTTATATGGACTAAGTCCTTTAGCAGTCGATCAATTTGCTCAAATGAGGGCTGTAATGGCCGGTAGTTTTGGTTCAATTCTTACTTTAGGGATTGGTCCTATTGTTACTTCGTCTATTGTACTACAACTTTTAGTAGGAGCAAAAATTTTAAAATTAGATCTTTCTCGCCATGATGATAAGGCATTGTTCCAAGGTACTCAGAAGATTTTAGCTATTGTATTTACAGTATTTGAAGCTGCTGTTCTTGTATATACTGGAAGTTTAATTCCAACAGACCCTTCACTCTTATGGTTATTAATGCTCCAATTAATTATTGGTGCATTATTAATACTTTTCCTTGATGAAGTTGTTTCAAAATGGGGTTTTGGAAGTGGTATTGGACTATTTATTGCTGCAGGTGTATCCGAAGCAATTGTTGTTGGAACATTTAATTTCTTACCAACTAAAGCAAGTCCTGGTGTTATGCCTGGAATGATTCCTAAATTCATACAATCCATTACATCAGGTTCTCCTGATCCAACTATATTAATTCCACTAATAGCTACAATTGGTGTTTTCTTAGTAGCTGTTTATGGAGAAAGTATGAGAGTAGAAATACCAATTTCTCATGGACAAGTTAAGGGACATGGAAGAATTAGGGGTTCAGTAGCTAAATATCCTTTAAAATTTATATATGCAAGTAATATGCCAGTTATTTTAACTAGTGCACTTCTTGTTAATGTTTCATTAATGGCTAGTGTATTCCAAAAATTAGGATTTCCTATTTTGGGTCAAGTTGAAGGTGGTAAAGCTATTAGTGGCCTTGCTTATTATTTAACCACTCCTTCAAGCTTAGGAGTAGTTTTTACAGATCCTTTAAAGGTTTTAATATATGGTGTTTTCTTTATTGGTTTTTGTATATTGTTCTCTTGGCTATGGGTAGAAATGAGTGGTTTAAATGCAAAAGAAATTTCTAAACAATTATATAATTCGGGAATTCAAATTCCAGGTTTTAGAAGTAGTAAACGGCAGCTATATAAGATATTAAATAAGTATATTCCTGCTCTTACTGTGCTTGGTGGTGTTTTTGTAGGTTTACTTGCTTTTGGAGCCGATTTAACTCAAGCAGTTGGTGGAGGTACTGGTGTTTTACTTACTGTCGGTATTGTTTACAAACTATATGAAGAAATAGCACAAGAACAATTAATGGATATGCATCCAATGCTTAGAAAATTCTTAGGAGATTAA
- the rpsE gene encoding 30S ribosomal protein S5, whose product MSFNMEDWEPKTKVGRMVKDGTITDIDEIFEKGFPIMELEIVDALLPDLEEEVMDVNLVQRMHKSGRKVNFRVIVAVGNKNGYVGLGQGKAREVGPAIRKAVDDAKYNIIKVRRGCGDWGCVCGREHTVPFKVEGKTGSVSVILMPAPAGVGLAVGDVGKTILKLAGIADVWSQTSGQTQTTVNYANATFEALKQLTKVKASEKDLKNMGVCSS is encoded by the coding sequence ATGAGTTTTAATATGGAAGACTGGGAACCTAAAACAAAAGTTGGTAGAATGGTCAAAGATGGTACCATTACTGATATTGATGAAATATTTGAAAAAGGTTTCCCAATAATGGAATTAGAAATAGTTGATGCTTTACTTCCAGATTTAGAAGAAGAAGTAATGGATGTAAATTTAGTCCAAAGAATGCACAAATCTGGAAGAAAAGTTAACTTTAGAGTAATTGTTGCAGTTGGTAACAAAAATGGTTATGTTGGCTTAGGTCAAGGTAAAGCTCGTGAAGTAGGTCCAGCTATTAGAAAAGCTGTTGATGATGCTAAATATAATATTATCAAAGTTAGAAGAGGCTGTGGAGATTGGGGTTGTGTATGTGGAAGAGAACATACTGTTCCATTCAAAGTAGAAGGTAAAACTGGAAGTGTTAGTGTTATTTTAATGCCAGCTCCTGCTGGTGTTGGATTAGCTGTTGGAGATGTTGGTAAAACAATATTGAAGCTTGCTGGAATTGCTGATGTATGGTCTCAAACTAGTGGTCAGACTCAAACTACTGTTAATTATGCTAATGCAACTTTTGAAGCATTAAAACAATTAACTAAAGTTAAAGCTAGTGAAAAAGATCTTAAAAATATGGGTGTATGCTCTAGCTAA
- a CDS encoding 50S ribosomal protein L34e, which yields MPESRYRSRSYKRINKKTPGGQSVLRYKKKKPSKHICAECGAILHGVPRGRPYEIGKLSKTKKRPNRPFGGNLCSKCARDYFKSEARS from the coding sequence ATGCCTGAATCAAGATATAGATCTAGATCTTATAAAAGAATTAACAAAAAGACTCCTGGTGGACAAAGTGTCCTAAGATATAAGAAGAAAAAACCAAGTAAGCATATATGTGCTGAATGTGGTGCAATTTTACATGGAGTTCCAAGAGGAAGACCATATGAAATTGGAAAATTATCAAAAACTAAAAAACGGCCTAATAGACCATTTGGAGGAAATTTATGCTCTAAATGTGCTCGTGATTATTTTAAATCAGAGGCAAGGTCCTAA
- a CDS encoding DNA-directed RNA polymerase subunit K, with the protein MATNKLTRFEKARLLGARALQLSMGAKPLVKVSESIDPIDIAALELENKVLPLDVKKNEYNK; encoded by the coding sequence ATGGCAACAAATAAATTAACAAGATTTGAAAAAGCTAGACTTCTTGGAGCAAGAGCTCTTCAACTTTCTATGGGTGCTAAACCTTTAGTAAAAGTATCCGAATCTATTGATCCAATTGACATAGCTGCCTTAGAACTTGAAAATAAAGTTTTACCTTTAGATGTTAAAAAAAATGAATATAATAAATAA
- a CDS encoding 50S ribosomal protein L18e, whose translation MARRVIKTNPNLTELIKNLKDKSYNEEVAIWKDVAQRLERASRRQAEVNLSDINRVSEENQTVLVPGKVLSNGKLDHEVSIAALKFSKTAQEKIEKSGGECISISEIIEKNPKGSNIKIVE comes from the coding sequence ATGGCTAGAAGAGTTATCAAAACAAATCCTAACCTCACTGAACTTATAAAAAATCTTAAAGATAAATCTTATAATGAGGAAGTAGCTATTTGGAAAGATGTTGCACAAAGATTAGAAAGGGCAAGTAGAAGACAAGCAGAAGTTAATTTGTCTGATATTAACAGGGTTTCTGAAGAAAATCAAACTGTACTTGTTCCAGGTAAAGTTTTATCTAATGGTAAACTTGACCATGAAGTTAGTATTGCAGCATTAAAATTTTCAAAGACAGCTCAAGAAAAAATTGAAAAATCTGGTGGAGAATGTATTTCTATCAGTGAGATAATCGAGAAAAATCCTAAAGGTAGTAATATAAAGATTGTTGAATAA
- a CDS encoding adenylate kinase, producing MKLVVLTGIPGSGSTTVLESTLKKVDYVHLNYGDVMTEIAIENSIVKDRDELRKLSPETQKEIQKQAAAKIKESSADNNVIVDTHCTISTPSGFLPGLPQWVLEELKPNVFVLIEADPDEIMLRRISDESRTRDLEMYESIKLHQEMNRAASMAYATLTGATVKILENHNDQLDVIVDKLFEVL from the coding sequence TTGAAATTAGTAGTATTAACTGGGATTCCAGGTTCTGGAAGCACTACTGTTTTAGAAAGTACTTTAAAGAAAGTTGATTATGTCCATTTAAATTATGGGGATGTAATGACTGAGATAGCTATAGAAAACAGTATTGTAAAAGATAGAGATGAGCTTAGAAAATTGTCTCCTGAAACTCAAAAAGAAATTCAAAAACAAGCCGCAGCAAAGATAAAAGAAAGTTCTGCTGATAATAATGTTATTGTAGATACTCATTGTACGATATCTACACCATCTGGATTTTTACCAGGACTCCCTCAATGGGTTCTTGAAGAGTTAAAACCAAATGTATTTGTTTTAATTGAAGCAGATCCTGATGAGATTATGCTTAGAAGAATTTCTGATGAGTCAAGAACTAGGGATTTAGAGATGTATGAAAGCATTAAGTTACACCAAGAAATGAATAGAGCTGCTTCTATGGCATATGCAACTCTTACTGGTGCTACTGTAAAAATTTTAGAAAATCATAATGATCAACTTGATGTGATTGTTGATAAATTATTTGAAGTTTTATAA